The following coding sequences lie in one Amycolatopsis cihanbeyliensis genomic window:
- a CDS encoding DUF397 domain-containing protein, whose translation MPDYFGVQWKKSSYTGDNDCVEVAMTVDSVGIRDSKAPAAGALRVSREGWRGLLATVTSDAGRK comes from the coding sequence ATGCCTGATTATTTCGGGGTGCAGTGGAAAAAGAGCAGCTACACGGGGGATAACGACTGTGTCGAGGTCGCGATGACCGTCGACAGCGTTGGTATCCGCGATTCGAAAGCTCCCGCGGCGGGCGCGTTGCGCGTGTCCCGCGAGGGCTGGCGCGGCCTGCTCGCCACGGTGACCAGCGACGCCGGCCGGAAGTGA